The following are encoded together in the Pirellulales bacterium genome:
- a CDS encoding prenyltransferase/squalene oxidase repeat-containing protein translates to MRVMLCRVVAQVGCLTLLCSFLSPARAQAADSPADAKSAAVQFDSQLYQKTVDRGVEFLLKKGEAEDGSYSAQISPAVTAICADALLRSGRSPDDLAIAKSLKFLEGFIQPDGGIYKPGSAIQNYETSISIMCFADANKDGRYKDTIKKAENYIKSIQWGADGKVDESAMQYGGAGYGRSKTRPDLSNTSFLLDALQAAGDESNDAAVQRALVFVSRCQNLDTQYNTTPFAGKIKDGGFYYTPADDGQSAPGGKSEDGGLRSYGSMTYAGLKSMIFAGLSPQDERVKAAIDWVKKHYDLSHNPGMDQNGLYYYYHTFAKALSELKSDNFTDDKDVQHAWKNELLQELAKRQLDNGSWVNTAGRFDEGDRNLVTSYALLSLSYCHPAGTK, encoded by the coding sequence ATGCGCGTGATGCTTTGCCGTGTGGTAGCGCAAGTGGGTTGTTTAACGCTGCTGTGTAGTTTTTTAAGCCCCGCCCGGGCCCAAGCTGCGGATAGCCCCGCCGATGCCAAATCGGCGGCTGTGCAATTCGATTCGCAGCTGTATCAAAAAACCGTCGATCGCGGCGTCGAATTTTTGCTGAAAAAGGGCGAAGCGGAAGATGGCTCTTACAGCGCCCAAATTAGTCCGGCCGTAACAGCCATTTGTGCCGATGCGCTACTGCGCAGCGGCCGCTCGCCGGATGATCTGGCCATTGCCAAAAGCTTGAAATTCCTGGAAGGCTTTATTCAGCCGGACGGCGGCATCTACAAGCCAGGCTCGGCCATCCAGAATTACGAAACGAGCATTTCGATCATGTGCTTTGCCGACGCCAACAAAGACGGCCGTTACAAAGACACAATCAAGAAGGCGGAGAACTACATCAAAAGCATTCAATGGGGCGCCGACGGAAAAGTAGATGAATCGGCCATGCAATATGGCGGCGCCGGTTATGGCCGGAGCAAAACGCGGCCCGATTTATCGAACACCAGCTTCTTGCTCGATGCGTTGCAAGCGGCCGGAGACGAATCGAACGACGCGGCCGTGCAGCGAGCATTGGTGTTTGTGTCGCGCTGCCAGAATTTGGACACCCAGTACAACACCACCCCGTTCGCTGGCAAAATCAAAGACGGCGGATTTTATTACACTCCGGCCGACGACGGCCAAAGCGCGCCCGGCGGAAAATCGGAAGACGGCGGCCTGCGCAGCTACGGCTCGATGACGTACGCCGGGTTAAAGAGCATGATTTTCGCCGGCCTCTCGCCGCAAGACGAGCGCGTGAAAGCCGCCATCGACTGGGTGAAAAAGCATTACGATTTGTCGCACAACCCAGGGATGGATCAAAACGGTCTGTACTACTATTACCACACGTTTGCCAAGGCGCTCAGCGAATTGAAGAGTGATAATTTCACCGACGACAAAGACGTGCAGCATGCGTGGAAGAACGAGCTGTTGCAAGAATTGGCCAAGCGGCAGCTAGACAATGGCTCCTGGGTGAACACCGCCGGCCGGTTTGACGAAGGGGACCGAAATTTGGTCACCAGTTATGCGCTGTTGTCGCTGAGCTACTGCCATCCGGCGGGCACCAAATAA
- a CDS encoding TIM barrel protein: protein MPTHTLPKLHNAMWPGLVGTEAGTDHPPISLDRMLELTAAATVNGQKFDGVDLFLFHPHTDPDASDDAIRAMADHIAAKGLAVGSLVAPVWPGTVGDSAMGDAAARKKFVLAVEKACRIARILNQHGVRKYGVIRIDSADNPTHWAADPKRNTKKIADTFREAAKVAKNFGERLAAEGEICWASMHSWRDMLNLLEAVDMPDVVGFQADMAHTYLYLLGCNAPEQALVKPNHSEAEFWPAYEKMVSSLRPWTIDFHVAQNDGSVHGTGSHDKTGRHCPADDPNGKLDIVKCAGYWLKDAAQRGIQHICWDGCMFPNAMLETQQTWNTILEVMVKVREANGW from the coding sequence ATGCCCACGCACACGCTGCCCAAATTGCACAACGCCATGTGGCCGGGGTTGGTCGGCACGGAGGCGGGAACCGATCATCCGCCGATTAGCTTGGACCGCATGTTGGAGCTGACGGCCGCCGCCACGGTCAATGGACAGAAATTCGACGGCGTCGATCTGTTTCTGTTTCATCCGCATACGGATCCGGATGCCAGCGATGATGCCATTCGCGCCATGGCCGATCATATTGCCGCCAAGGGTTTGGCCGTGGGCTCGCTGGTGGCGCCCGTGTGGCCGGGCACGGTGGGCGATTCGGCCATGGGAGATGCCGCGGCGCGAAAGAAGTTTGTGCTGGCGGTAGAAAAGGCCTGTCGGATTGCGCGGATTTTGAATCAACACGGCGTGCGCAAATACGGCGTGATTCGCATTGATTCAGCCGACAATCCCACGCACTGGGCCGCCGATCCGAAGAGGAACACCAAAAAAATTGCCGACACGTTTCGCGAAGCGGCCAAAGTCGCGAAAAACTTTGGCGAGCGCTTGGCCGCCGAAGGGGAAATTTGCTGGGCCAGCATGCACAGTTGGCGCGACATGCTGAATTTGCTGGAAGCCGTCGACATGCCCGACGTCGTGGGCTTCCAGGCCGACATGGCCCACACGTATTTATATCTGCTGGGCTGCAACGCGCCGGAGCAGGCGCTGGTGAAGCCGAATCACAGCGAGGCGGAGTTCTGGCCCGCTTACGAAAAAATGGTCAGCTCGCTGCGGCCGTGGACGATTGATTTTCACGTCGCCCAAAACGACGGCAGCGTACATGGCACAGGCAGCCACGATAAAACCGGCCGCCATTGTCCGGCGGACGATCCCAACGGCAAGCTGGATATTGTGAAGTGCGCCGGCTACTGGCTGAAAGACGCCGCCCAGCGCGGGATCCAACACATTTGCTGGGACGGCTGCATGTTCCCCAACGCTATGCTCGAAACGCAGCAAACGTGGAATACGATTTTGGAGGTGATGGTGAAGGTGCGGGAGGCGAATGGGTGGTAA
- a CDS encoding glycosyltransferase family 2 protein: MKPSLSVLLSVHNAQDMLQASMQKLLDTLPELTSRFEVLIIDDGSTDATCEVAYELARDYPQVNVTSHATPLGWAAAVAKQARQASGEYLMIHCGGAVDADEMVSLWRMRPPGSATESASTSAGFTLTPQGKAWRMDSKAANATPPSAGKFQFTNLLDGKCIHARAPKSNFLLLRHGHLDRLEHSLAAIPRPNWLELPGAKKVRGPLGAKSVADKAQALKPPSFLGRVRSFTLGE, from the coding sequence TTGAAACCGTCGCTGAGCGTGCTGCTGTCGGTCCATAACGCCCAAGACATGCTCCAAGCGAGCATGCAAAAATTACTGGACACCTTGCCGGAATTGACCAGCCGGTTTGAGGTGCTCATTATCGATGACGGCTCCACCGACGCCACTTGCGAAGTGGCCTACGAGCTGGCCCGCGATTATCCGCAAGTGAATGTCACGAGCCATGCCACGCCCTTGGGTTGGGCGGCCGCGGTGGCCAAGCAAGCACGGCAAGCCAGCGGCGAGTACTTGATGATTCACTGCGGCGGCGCGGTCGATGCCGACGAAATGGTGTCGTTATGGCGGATGCGTCCACCAGGGAGCGCCACAGAATCCGCATCGACCAGCGCTGGTTTCACTCTGACGCCGCAGGGGAAGGCCTGGCGCATGGATTCCAAAGCGGCAAACGCCACGCCGCCGTCGGCAGGTAAATTTCAGTTCACGAATTTGCTCGACGGCAAGTGCATTCACGCCCGTGCGCCGAAATCGAATTTCTTATTGCTGCGACATGGGCATTTGGATCGGCTGGAGCATTCGCTGGCAGCCATTCCCCGGCCGAATTGGCTGGAACTGCCCGGAGCTAAAAAAGTGCGCGGACCTCTGGGTGCAAAATCCGTAGCGGACAAGGCCCAAGCATTGAAACCGCCCAGCTTTTTGGGGCGCGTCAGAAGTTTTACGCTGGGCGAATAG
- a CDS encoding S41 family peptidase yields MKAFSSGSGVVSHVSRWIMLAAFVGWSSAFVAAHFTAQTTAIARAADNATDSKTSDDKSSSDKSSDDKSSKDKSADHDKSDEAAPSESIRVPTDPAELAARRKLEDEDYEFYRSLAETIDQVERNYVKPIDRRELMEAAIKGVLSKLDPYSSYISPDEINSFRTTVESQFGGIGIQITPDEGQIKVSTPLVGTPAYKAGVMAGDHIVRIEGESIHGLSLDDVVRRLKGEVGTSVSFTVRHSSGKEEMFNVQREIIHLDTVLGESRQTDDSWNFMLDSDQHIGYIRITAFSRDTAADLKKALETLKQQKMRGLILDLRFNPGGLLTSAIEVCNMFISEGRIVSTKGRNTPERVWDATPASKFEGFPMVILVNGNSASASEIVSACLQDHNRAVIIGERTWGKGSVQNVIDLEDGKSALKLTTATYTRPNGHNIHRFPDSKETDEWGVKPNDGLEVRLSSSETDGLILALRQRDIVPGKIHEEKPKQLAAVAEHASADSHPSEAAAADEPAAKKSEKTSHSEKSDKSSGSEKPEHATKSSSAEEPAGKSGAASSAGTTPGSAAKEKPSSAGSADAKSSAGNAEAKSTPAIHTFKFTDRQLQKALEYLSTEMARAQ; encoded by the coding sequence ATGAAGGCGTTTTCCAGCGGCAGTGGCGTCGTTTCCCATGTTTCTCGATGGATTATGCTGGCGGCCTTCGTCGGCTGGTCGTCGGCGTTTGTGGCCGCGCACTTCACTGCCCAGACCACGGCCATCGCCCGGGCTGCCGACAACGCCACCGATAGCAAAACCAGCGATGATAAATCCAGCAGTGATAAATCGAGCGACGATAAATCGAGCAAAGATAAATCGGCCGATCACGACAAATCGGACGAAGCCGCGCCGTCCGAAAGCATCCGCGTTCCCACCGATCCGGCCGAGCTGGCCGCCCGGCGAAAGCTGGAAGATGAAGATTACGAATTCTACAGATCGCTGGCCGAGACCATCGACCAGGTGGAACGCAACTATGTAAAGCCCATCGACCGCCGCGAGCTGATGGAAGCTGCCATTAAAGGCGTGCTGAGCAAGCTCGATCCGTATTCCAGCTACATCAGCCCCGACGAAATCAACAGCTTCCGCACCACGGTCGAAAGCCAGTTCGGCGGCATCGGCATTCAAATCACTCCCGACGAAGGGCAAATTAAAGTCAGCACGCCGCTAGTGGGCACGCCGGCCTACAAAGCGGGCGTGATGGCCGGCGATCATATTGTGCGGATCGAAGGGGAATCGATCCACGGCCTGAGCTTGGACGACGTCGTTCGCCGGCTGAAGGGGGAAGTGGGCACGTCGGTTTCGTTCACCGTGCGGCACAGTAGCGGCAAGGAAGAAATGTTCAACGTGCAGCGCGAAATCATCCACCTCGATACCGTGCTGGGCGAATCGCGCCAAACGGACGATTCCTGGAACTTCATGCTCGATTCCGATCAGCACATCGGCTACATCCGCATAACCGCCTTCAGCCGCGACACCGCCGCCGATTTGAAAAAAGCCCTCGAAACCTTGAAGCAGCAAAAAATGCGCGGCCTGATTCTCGATTTGCGCTTTAACCCCGGCGGCCTGCTCACATCGGCCATTGAGGTTTGCAATATGTTCATCAGCGAAGGCCGCATTGTCAGCACCAAGGGCCGCAACACGCCGGAGCGCGTATGGGATGCCACCCCGGCCAGCAAGTTCGAAGGCTTTCCCATGGTCATTCTGGTGAACGGCAACAGCGCCAGCGCCAGCGAAATTGTTTCCGCCTGCTTGCAAGATCACAACCGCGCCGTGATTATCGGCGAGCGCACCTGGGGCAAAGGGAGCGTTCAAAACGTCATCGATTTGGAAGATGGCAAAAGCGCGCTGAAGCTGACCACCGCCACCTACACGCGCCCTAACGGCCACAACATTCACCGCTTTCCCGATTCCAAGGAAACCGACGAATGGGGCGTTAAGCCCAACGACGGGCTGGAAGTGCGGCTTTCTTCCTCCGAAACCGACGGGCTGATTCTGGCCCTCCGCCAGCGCGATATTGTGCCCGGCAAAATCCACGAAGAAAAACCGAAGCAACTGGCCGCCGTGGCGGAGCATGCCTCTGCCGACAGCCACCCGAGCGAAGCGGCCGCGGCCGACGAGCCTGCCGCGAAAAAATCGGAGAAGACCAGCCACAGCGAAAAATCCGATAAGTCCAGCGGCTCTGAAAAGCCGGAGCACGCCACCAAAAGTTCCTCGGCCGAGGAGCCAGCAGGCAAATCGGGCGCAGCCTCAAGCGCCGGCACAACGCCGGGCAGCGCGGCCAAAGAGAAGCCCTCGTCGGCCGGCAGTGCCGATGCGAAATCGTCTGCCGGCAATGCCGAAGCGAAATCCACGCCCGCCATCCACACGTTCAAATTCACCGACCGCCAACTGCAAAAAGCGCTTGAGTATCTTTCCACTGAAATGGCCCGTGCCCAGTAA
- a CDS encoding co-chaperone GroES, with translation MNVEPVGNHVVIKRMEGEKKTAGGIVLPDSAQEKPQQGRVLSVGDGRRRKDGTHIGSQVREGDRVVFTSYSGLEVEVDGEKLLIMTEDDILAVID, from the coding sequence ATGAACGTGGAGCCAGTGGGGAATCATGTAGTCATTAAACGCATGGAAGGGGAGAAAAAAACGGCCGGCGGGATTGTACTGCCCGATAGTGCCCAGGAAAAACCACAGCAAGGGCGGGTGCTTTCGGTCGGCGATGGCCGGCGCCGCAAGGACGGCACCCACATCGGCAGCCAGGTTCGCGAGGGAGATCGGGTAGTATTTACCTCGTATTCGGGCCTGGAAGTAGAAGTCGACGGCGAAAAGCTGCTGATTATGACGGAAGACGACATTCTAGCCGTCATCGACTAG
- a CDS encoding nucleotidyltransferase domain-containing protein yields the protein MGKATEQQLQELTRSLVKELNPVRVILFGSQARGTPNQNSDIDLLVVDSNRFSPARSRRRVIGQARRCLPRIGIPIDLLIFDQREYDKWKNSTNHVIAEALHDGRVLHERS from the coding sequence ATGGGAAAAGCAACCGAACAGCAGCTTCAGGAACTGACTCGCTCGCTCGTGAAGGAATTGAATCCGGTTCGTGTCATCCTTTTTGGCTCGCAGGCTCGGGGTACGCCAAATCAGAATTCCGATATCGATTTGCTTGTAGTCGATAGCAATCGATTTTCACCGGCCCGCAGTCGACGACGCGTTATTGGCCAAGCGCGCCGTTGCCTTCCACGAATTGGGATACCAATTGATTTGTTGATTTTCGACCAGCGCGAATATGACAAATGGAAGAATTCGACCAATCATGTAATTGCCGAAGCTCTGCACGATGGCCGGGTTTTGCATGAGCGGAGTTAG
- a CDS encoding NF038122 family metalloprotease, which produces MAFSTRRHSCCLLCLIGVLLGTRQTAQALTFNLTFDASTAAAPANFFTAFDTAIQFYETTFDDPIAMNLQVGWGEVAGQSLPSGFLGESSAIQPGFFTFTNVKSALVNDAKSSSDLLSVANLPASDPTNGGTFKLSRANSRALGFMAGNGAGLDGSVGFNSADPFTFDPNNRAVPGKVDFIGVAEHEISEVMGRFGLVSGNHTPLDLFRYSPNGTLDLTPENGAYFSINGGAAAINTFNGTGGGDLSDWAGATLDAYNATLPTGVEYPISPGDITTMDVIGYDLLLPGDLNHDGHVDAADIPVLLQALVDPAAFKTNHDLIDAAFTKLADLNGDGIVTNTDIQALLNLLLSGHGSADPVPEPNTFLLAILIALVVRPRRTTAKSARASFR; this is translated from the coding sequence ATGGCGTTCTCCACACGTCGGCATTCCTGTTGCTTGCTTTGCTTGATCGGCGTGCTGCTCGGCACTCGGCAAACGGCGCAAGCGCTAACCTTCAATCTCACTTTTGACGCCAGCACCGCCGCCGCGCCGGCCAATTTCTTCACGGCCTTCGATACCGCCATCCAGTTTTACGAAACGACCTTTGACGATCCCATCGCCATGAACCTGCAAGTCGGCTGGGGAGAGGTTGCAGGCCAGAGTCTCCCGTCCGGATTTCTCGGCGAAAGCTCGGCCATTCAACCCGGTTTTTTTACTTTTACCAATGTAAAATCCGCCCTGGTCAATGACGCCAAGTCTTCCTCCGACCTGCTCTCGGTTGCCAACCTGCCGGCTTCCGATCCGACCAATGGCGGAACGTTCAAACTGTCCCGAGCTAATTCCAGGGCCTTGGGATTCATGGCCGGGAATGGGGCCGGCCTGGATGGCTCGGTCGGTTTCAATAGCGCGGACCCCTTCACCTTCGATCCCAACAATCGGGCTGTTCCCGGCAAAGTCGATTTTATCGGCGTCGCTGAACATGAAATCAGCGAAGTGATGGGTCGGTTCGGCCTCGTCTCGGGAAATCATACGCCGCTGGATCTGTTCCGCTATTCCCCGAATGGCACGCTGGATTTAACACCGGAAAACGGCGCCTACTTCTCAATTAACGGTGGTGCCGCCGCAATCAATACTTTCAACGGCACCGGTGGCGGCGACCTAAGCGACTGGGCTGGCGCAACCTTGGACGCTTACAATGCCACCCTCCCCACGGGCGTCGAATATCCTATTTCACCCGGCGACATTACCACGATGGATGTCATCGGTTACGACCTGTTATTGCCCGGCGATCTCAATCACGATGGCCATGTAGATGCCGCCGATATTCCGGTCCTGCTGCAAGCGCTTGTCGATCCAGCCGCCTTTAAAACGAATCATGATTTAATCGACGCTGCATTCACAAAACTTGCCGATCTCAACGGCGACGGCATCGTGACAAATACCGACATTCAAGCCTTGCTTAATTTGTTGCTCAGTGGCCACGGTTCAGCAGATCCTGTTCCCGAGCCGAACACATTCCTGCTCGCCATCCTGATTGCACTTGTTGTGCGCCCAAGGCGTACAACTGCAAAAAGCGCTCGAGCATCTTTCCGCTGA
- a CDS encoding HEPN domain-containing protein: MSDLEHAQKLIAMARSDFKALQGMGDVDQFDDAIFGFHAQQAVEKGLKSWIAMLGKRYPKSHDIDALLDIVEQSSEDVTDLMSLVDLYPFAVQFRYEAIDEEDEPLDRADTLRRVDDLLRRVEKRLPS; this comes from the coding sequence ATGAGCGATTTGGAACATGCTCAAAAACTCATCGCAATGGCACGAAGTGATTTTAAAGCGCTTCAAGGAATGGGGGATGTCGATCAGTTCGACGATGCTATTTTCGGCTTTCACGCTCAGCAGGCGGTTGAGAAAGGGCTCAAGTCTTGGATCGCCATGCTGGGAAAGAGGTATCCAAAATCTCACGACATTGATGCGTTGCTCGATATCGTAGAGCAATCAAGCGAAGATGTCACCGATCTTATGTCTCTGGTGGACCTCTATCCATTCGCAGTCCAATTTCGGTATGAAGCCATTGACGAAGAAGACGAACCATTAGATCGAGCAGATACACTTCGACGGGTTGATGATCTGCTCAGGCGTGTCGAGAAACGACTGCCGTCATAG
- the ricT gene encoding regulatory iron-sulfur-containing complex subunit RicT produces the protein MPKYIVRYGSMRLLGIMTTRGEEAFTRGSQVMTRTDRGLECSVVLTEATEESIKELKNPAQGQILRAMTPADSMEQSRILAQQRDEFLKCREYVVNSGLPMELIDIEHIFGGERIVVYYLAENRVDFRDLVKQLAGEFQTRIEMRQIGVRDEAKLLADYGDCGKPVCCNTHLSEMPPVSMKMAKLQKATLDPTKISGRCGRLKCCLRYEYDTYEQLQKELPPIGSEVLTQRGRQRILAHEILAQQLLVETEDHRRLLIPAADVLTVLKRGTGDGMDAEAGGAGEPPLR, from the coding sequence ATGCCCAAATACATTGTCCGTTACGGCTCGATGCGATTGCTCGGGATTATGACCACCCGGGGAGAGGAAGCGTTTACGCGCGGCTCGCAAGTGATGACGCGCACCGATCGGGGATTGGAATGCAGCGTGGTGCTGACCGAAGCCACGGAGGAAAGCATCAAGGAATTGAAAAATCCTGCCCAAGGGCAAATTTTGCGGGCCATGACCCCGGCCGATTCCATGGAGCAATCGCGCATTTTGGCCCAGCAGCGCGACGAATTTTTGAAGTGCCGGGAATACGTCGTCAATTCCGGCCTGCCGATGGAGCTGATCGACATCGAGCATATTTTCGGCGGCGAGCGCATCGTGGTATACTACCTGGCGGAAAACCGGGTCGATTTTCGCGACCTGGTGAAGCAACTGGCGGGCGAGTTTCAAACCCGCATCGAAATGCGGCAAATTGGCGTGCGCGACGAAGCCAAGCTATTGGCCGATTACGGCGATTGCGGCAAGCCGGTGTGTTGCAACACGCATTTAAGCGAAATGCCGCCGGTGTCCATGAAAATGGCCAAGCTGCAAAAGGCCACACTGGATCCCACGAAAATTTCCGGGCGCTGCGGGCGGCTTAAATGTTGCCTCCGTTACGAATATGATACATACGAGCAACTGCAGAAGGAGTTGCCGCCCATCGGCTCGGAAGTGCTGACCCAGCGCGGCCGGCAGCGAATTTTGGCCCACGAAATTTTAGCCCAGCAATTATTGGTCGAAACGGAAGATCATCGCCGGTTGTTGATTCCGGCGGCCGACGTGCTGACGGTGCTCAAGCGCGGAACCGGCGACGGAATGGATGCGGAAGCCGGCGGGGCCGGCGAGCCGCCGCTTCGATGA
- a CDS encoding Minf_1886 family protein, which produces MLDPNHPLSKLLKQDTRYKFEAYAFVFESLNYAQEKMGLGQEQPTEEDESESPAKRKEEPTAKHKEEPAAKPKEEPAAKRKEGAAAKRKEGSPAKRKGKTERHMTGQQLCEAIRQYASEQFGLMAKAVLNSWGVQSTGDIGNIVFNLIEIGQMRKTKQDSRSDFENVFDFETVLVREFKITPAPAQTEGS; this is translated from the coding sequence ATGCTCGATCCTAATCATCCGCTGTCGAAGCTGCTAAAGCAGGACACGCGCTACAAGTTCGAGGCCTATGCGTTTGTGTTCGAATCGCTCAATTACGCCCAGGAAAAAATGGGCCTAGGTCAGGAACAGCCGACCGAGGAAGACGAATCGGAGTCGCCCGCCAAGCGCAAAGAGGAACCCACGGCGAAGCATAAAGAGGAGCCGGCCGCGAAACCCAAGGAAGAACCCGCCGCAAAACGTAAAGAAGGGGCCGCCGCCAAGCGCAAAGAGGGTTCCCCTGCCAAGCGCAAAGGAAAAACTGAGCGGCACATGACCGGCCAGCAATTGTGCGAGGCCATTCGCCAATATGCTTCGGAGCAATTCGGCCTGATGGCCAAGGCGGTGCTCAATAGTTGGGGCGTGCAGAGCACCGGCGACATTGGAAACATTGTGTTCAATTTAATCGAGATTGGGCAGATGCGCAAAACCAAGCAGGACAGCCGCTCGGATTTTGAGAACGTGTTTGATTTCGAGACGGTGCTGGTGCGCGAATTCAAAATTACGCCAGCGCCGGCCCAGACCGAGGGATCATGA
- a CDS encoding Gfo/Idh/MocA family oxidoreductase, whose amino-acid sequence MTKPLNLGMIGYGFMGRAHSNAYRKVNNFFDLEYRPMLKAVCARNEKKARTFAEQWGYEAVETDWRKLIARKDIDAVDICTPNNLHKEIAVAAAAAGKMILCEKPLAMNAAEGAEMVAAVEKAGVPNTVWYNYRRVPAVTFAKQLIESGKLGRIFHYRANFLQDWTMSADLPQGGQALWRLDVAAAGSGVTGDLLAHCIDTALWLNGGIQKVSAMTETFIKERKHNLTGKVQPVGIDDACAFLCRFGNGSLGLFESTRYARGHKALYTFEINGEHGSLKWDLHDLHRLEWFDHRDEGPLRGWRNIHVTDSEHPYMSKWWVPGLQIGYEHSFVHQVADFLDGLSKGKPTSPTFREALETQKVCDAVLTSGKTGQWTEVT is encoded by the coding sequence ATGACTAAGCCTCTGAATCTCGGCATGATCGGTTACGGCTTTATGGGCCGGGCGCATTCCAATGCCTATCGGAAAGTGAACAACTTTTTCGATCTGGAATACCGACCGATGCTGAAGGCGGTTTGTGCGCGCAATGAAAAAAAGGCCCGGACCTTTGCCGAGCAGTGGGGTTACGAAGCGGTCGAAACCGATTGGCGGAAGCTGATTGCGCGGAAAGATATTGACGCCGTCGATATTTGCACGCCCAACAATTTGCACAAGGAAATTGCCGTTGCCGCGGCGGCGGCAGGCAAAATGATTTTGTGCGAAAAGCCGCTGGCGATGAACGCCGCCGAAGGGGCCGAAATGGTGGCTGCCGTAGAAAAAGCCGGCGTGCCCAATACTGTGTGGTACAACTACCGCCGCGTGCCGGCCGTCACGTTTGCCAAGCAACTGATCGAATCGGGCAAGCTCGGCCGCATTTTTCACTACCGCGCCAACTTTCTGCAAGATTGGACCATGTCGGCCGATTTGCCGCAGGGGGGCCAAGCTTTGTGGCGGCTCGATGTGGCCGCCGCCGGCAGCGGCGTCACCGGCGATTTGCTGGCTCACTGCATCGACACGGCGTTGTGGCTCAACGGCGGCATCCAAAAAGTCAGTGCCATGACGGAAACGTTTATCAAGGAGCGGAAGCACAATTTGACGGGCAAAGTGCAGCCGGTCGGCATTGACGATGCCTGCGCGTTTTTGTGCCGATTTGGAAACGGCTCGCTGGGCTTGTTTGAATCGACCCGTTACGCCCGGGGGCACAAGGCACTGTACACTTTTGAAATCAACGGCGAGCACGGCAGCCTGAAATGGGACCTGCACGATCTGCATCGGCTGGAATGGTTCGATCATCGCGATGAAGGCCCGCTGCGCGGTTGGCGGAACATTCACGTCACCGACAGCGAGCATCCCTACATGAGCAAGTGGTGGGTGCCGGGCCTACAAATTGGCTACGAGCATTCGTTTGTGCATCAAGTGGCCGATTTTTTGGACGGCCTATCCAAAGGCAAACCGACCAGCCCGACATTCCGCGAAGCGCTGGAAACACAAAAAGTTTGCGATGCCGTGCTAACCAGCGGCAAAACAGGACAGTGGACGGAAGTGACATAA